One window from the genome of Terrimicrobium sacchariphilum encodes:
- the vccA gene encoding Verru_Chthon cassette protein A, which translates to MRNLTPSRLGNHRGAALIIALAIMILVLALVMGILSRVTTERSAAGGYASSVGAKLLAETAVQLVQAQIDSSTSGGISVAWASQPGLIRTFDASGRPAKSFKLYSDGTMQVNGALNPVTEANALKDWYKSPGVFTDINSPVDANFDGTPDMWPILDPSAAGKVEGFAINSAPIGSYLGVNNSAPMPVRWLYVLEDGQVVAPDSSSTGNEANVPGASKDNPIVGRIAFWTDDETCKLNVNTASEGAYWDVPKFTTVTDQNLGIYQPVKNEFQGYPGHPAGVNISTVFPGLVSGSTATEYDRFYKIAPRIAAGGSANLTKPATDSLNPVTLDQDRLYADIDELIFDNSRNPDGALGKADIERAKFFLTTISRAPEVNLFNLPRVVCWPIHTDSSRRTPFDKLIAFCGTLNGLPYYFQRQNKDSMTEDFVSISRNRVLYSYLQDLTSRKTPGFGGSIAGKLGADRDQVLTEVFDYIRSSNLNDLNFTDTTKQFAPGTGNRAVGQGEVVPIKIGNTRGFGRYVTISELGLWFICTADPNTPSSNNATTNLTLAELTPLQKNDAAGTRQVRIEAALLLDPFTPMHGSVAMHPDIEILIDGLDGWTVKGNADPAVANLGFPTLARQTDSDAGVFRFGTNSGWVSSLPNTGGYMGTNWAMYQRQMRARGRLAKDGGFDGSVDSSGVKNKQNPFVSLPVTISVTNSNPKMTVKGSPITVTIKQRTTGEVIQTLKMEFPETTMPVPKLSTTLPWTFQQTGAGVAPETTVTGGRFTSSVPSVDRNNDVIYSLVAAQGTPAQTLDPRFLAMTENVENTFILHPKADGTNAFAHSIISNPISGFGGYTPGAGNGNTGTLANLGAGKFYPFSYQPCPKVPLPALAAVANGDWDNGIGPLPDGGFLNQPDQGNLAARTDTDANFGYTTPYFSVHNKISGVSTTFTSPSRMMPSPGMFGSLPSGFKRGLGWQTLLFRRQPSHPGYGAASGGFIDNPDFLWMDLFWMPVVEPYAISEPLSTAGKVNMNTQIIPFTYIQRDTGIYAVLENERVISVPATDYNGVYKTGTNNVFSTNNYRHPVNIAGTLKQFEQRFNNSDGTGLFAFRSAAEICDLHILPDDASVDTSSRSSIDNSMATYWAARTLTGDNSRERVYTTVYQRLTTKSNTYTVHFRAQSLRKRSGSSASVWDESKDMITGDYRGSTTLERFVDPNNTTIPDFAANPVATPTLDSFYRWRMRSHRTFAP; encoded by the coding sequence GTGAGAAACCTGACTCCATCGCGCCTCGGCAATCACCGGGGTGCTGCGCTTATCATTGCCTTGGCCATCATGATTCTCGTGCTGGCTCTGGTCATGGGAATCCTTTCCCGGGTGACCACCGAGAGATCCGCCGCAGGGGGATATGCCTCCTCCGTCGGAGCAAAGCTGCTTGCCGAGACCGCGGTGCAGCTCGTGCAGGCACAGATCGACTCGTCGACCTCGGGCGGCATCTCGGTGGCCTGGGCGTCCCAGCCAGGATTGATCCGTACGTTTGACGCATCCGGTCGTCCGGCGAAGTCATTCAAACTCTATAGCGACGGCACGATGCAGGTGAATGGAGCGCTCAATCCCGTCACAGAAGCCAATGCATTGAAGGACTGGTACAAGAGTCCCGGAGTCTTTACCGATATCAACTCACCAGTGGATGCAAACTTCGATGGCACCCCGGATATGTGGCCCATCCTTGACCCATCGGCCGCAGGAAAGGTCGAAGGTTTTGCGATTAACTCCGCTCCGATCGGAAGCTATCTCGGTGTAAATAATAGCGCGCCGATGCCGGTGCGCTGGCTCTATGTCCTCGAGGATGGGCAGGTTGTAGCGCCGGACTCCTCGTCAACTGGCAATGAAGCCAACGTTCCCGGAGCCTCCAAGGACAACCCGATCGTTGGGCGTATTGCTTTCTGGACGGATGACGAAACCTGTAAACTCAACGTCAACACCGCGTCGGAAGGCGCATATTGGGATGTGCCGAAGTTTACCACGGTCACGGATCAGAATCTCGGCATCTACCAGCCTGTGAAAAACGAGTTCCAGGGATATCCGGGTCATCCTGCGGGGGTGAACATCTCCACCGTTTTTCCCGGACTCGTTTCCGGGTCGACCGCGACAGAGTATGACAGATTTTACAAGATAGCCCCGCGCATAGCAGCGGGCGGTTCGGCCAACCTTACCAAGCCGGCGACAGATTCGCTGAACCCTGTCACCCTCGATCAGGATCGTCTATATGCCGATATCGATGAGCTGATTTTCGATAATTCCCGTAACCCCGATGGAGCCTTGGGAAAGGCGGATATCGAGCGGGCGAAGTTTTTCCTCACGACGATCAGCCGCGCGCCGGAGGTGAATCTGTTCAATCTCCCGAGGGTCGTGTGCTGGCCGATTCACACGGATTCCTCCCGGCGTACGCCCTTTGACAAGCTCATCGCTTTTTGCGGTACCCTCAACGGGCTTCCCTATTATTTCCAAAGGCAAAACAAAGACAGCATGACCGAGGATTTCGTGAGCATATCGCGGAATCGCGTCCTTTATTCCTATCTGCAGGATCTCACATCTCGAAAGACCCCCGGGTTTGGTGGATCGATCGCAGGCAAGCTGGGGGCCGACCGCGACCAGGTGCTCACCGAGGTGTTTGACTACATTCGCAGTTCGAACCTCAATGACCTGAACTTCACCGACACCACCAAGCAATTTGCTCCCGGGACAGGAAACCGTGCGGTGGGGCAGGGCGAAGTGGTGCCGATCAAGATCGGGAACACGCGGGGATTTGGGAGATATGTGACGATTAGCGAGCTGGGTCTATGGTTCATCTGCACCGCAGATCCGAACACGCCGTCGTCCAACAATGCTACGACCAATCTCACGCTGGCAGAATTGACACCCCTTCAGAAAAATGACGCGGCAGGCACGCGGCAGGTGCGGATCGAGGCGGCCCTGCTTCTCGATCCCTTTACGCCCATGCACGGTTCAGTCGCGATGCATCCCGATATCGAGATCCTGATCGACGGGCTGGACGGTTGGACGGTGAAGGGAAATGCCGACCCGGCAGTAGCCAACCTTGGTTTTCCCACTCTCGCCAGGCAGACCGACTCCGATGCCGGCGTCTTTCGCTTTGGAACCAATTCGGGCTGGGTCTCGTCCCTGCCGAATACGGGTGGCTACATGGGGACCAACTGGGCCATGTATCAGCGTCAGATGCGGGCGCGCGGCCGACTCGCCAAGGATGGGGGATTTGACGGATCAGTCGACTCCAGCGGCGTTAAGAATAAACAGAATCCGTTTGTCAGCCTGCCGGTCACGATCTCGGTGACCAACTCGAATCCGAAGATGACCGTGAAAGGATCTCCCATCACCGTCACCATCAAGCAGCGAACCACCGGTGAGGTGATCCAGACGCTCAAGATGGAGTTTCCGGAAACGACTATGCCCGTGCCGAAGCTCTCGACGACGCTGCCATGGACATTCCAGCAAACCGGAGCCGGTGTCGCGCCGGAGACCACTGTGACCGGAGGCCGGTTTACCTCGTCGGTCCCGTCCGTCGATCGCAACAATGATGTGATCTACTCACTGGTGGCAGCCCAGGGAACCCCTGCGCAAACGCTCGATCCCCGCTTCCTCGCGATGACGGAGAATGTGGAGAACACATTCATCCTTCACCCGAAGGCGGACGGGACAAATGCATTTGCCCACTCGATCATATCCAATCCGATTTCAGGCTTCGGCGGCTATACTCCAGGGGCCGGGAATGGGAACACCGGGACCCTGGCGAACCTCGGGGCGGGAAAGTTCTACCCATTTTCCTATCAACCCTGTCCGAAGGTGCCTCTGCCGGCATTGGCAGCGGTGGCCAACGGAGACTGGGACAATGGGATCGGGCCTTTGCCGGACGGAGGCTTTCTTAACCAGCCGGACCAGGGCAACCTGGCGGCGCGTACCGACACGGATGCCAACTTTGGCTACACGACGCCGTATTTCAGCGTACATAACAAGATCAGCGGGGTGAGCACGACCTTTACTTCGCCCAGTCGTATGATGCCCTCGCCTGGAATGTTTGGTTCTCTCCCTTCGGGATTCAAGCGCGGGTTGGGCTGGCAGACGCTGCTCTTCCGCCGTCAGCCATCGCATCCCGGTTACGGAGCGGCCAGCGGCGGCTTCATCGACAATCCCGACTTTCTCTGGATGGATCTTTTCTGGATGCCGGTGGTGGAGCCATATGCTATCAGCGAGCCGCTGTCCACGGCTGGAAAAGTCAATATGAACACCCAGATCATTCCGTTCACCTACATCCAGCGTGATACGGGCATCTATGCAGTGCTGGAGAATGAGCGGGTGATCTCGGTCCCGGCAACGGATTACAACGGGGTGTACAAGACCGGAACCAACAACGTCTTTAGCACAAATAACTACCGGCATCCGGTGAACATTGCTGGCACGCTCAAGCAGTTTGAGCAACGATTCAACAACTCGGATGGCACGGGGCTGTTTGCCTTTCGGTCGGCTGCGGAGATTTGCGATCTGCATATCCTTCCCGACGATGCTTCCGTGGATACATCGTCCCGATCCTCCATAGATAATTCCATGGCGACTTACTGGGCGGCCAGAACGTTGACCGGGGACAACTCCCGGGAGCGTGTCTACACGACGGTCTATCAACGCCTCACGACAAAATCGAATACGTATACTGTCCACTTCCGCGCCCAGTCGCTACGCAAGCGCTCGGGTTCGTCTGCCAGTGTCTGGGACGAGAGCAAGGACATGATCACCGGTGACTACCGGGGGTCGACGACGCTGGAGCGATTCGTTGATCCGAACAATACCACTATCCCGGATTTTGCAGCAAATCCCGTCGCGACGCCTACGCTGGACAGCTTTTATCGCTGGCGGATGCGCTCGCATCGCACCTTTGCTCCCTAG
- the vccD gene encoding Verru_Chthon cassette protein D, whose protein sequence is MKMRAFSLVELLVVVAIIGLLAVLAVPAMSSITGGTSMTRAGQIVADQFAYARQEAVGKNREVQVRFVWRDGSQPGYAGVQLWAPAPNDVTSYRPISRISWLPDGTVMASNSKMSPLIAGASIRETNGVFPGRGNTKYCGFRFRPGGGTDLGFDTTSNFVTVVRDRDAAKTDVPDNYAVIQVDQVNGRIRTYRP, encoded by the coding sequence ATGAAGATGCGCGCCTTCAGCCTGGTTGAGCTCCTTGTGGTCGTTGCGATCATTGGCCTCCTTGCGGTATTGGCTGTCCCGGCAATGTCGAGCATCACGGGAGGTACGTCGATGACACGCGCGGGGCAGATCGTGGCAGACCAGTTTGCTTATGCCCGACAGGAGGCTGTGGGTAAGAATCGTGAGGTGCAGGTGCGCTTTGTGTGGCGGGATGGCAGTCAGCCCGGGTATGCCGGGGTGCAGTTGTGGGCTCCGGCGCCGAATGATGTTACGAGTTATCGACCGATCTCCCGCATCTCATGGCTGCCGGATGGCACTGTGATGGCCTCGAACTCCAAGATGTCACCGCTGATCGCGGGGGCCTCGATCCGCGAGACCAATGGCGTGTTTCCGGGGAGAGGAAATACGAAGTATTGCGGCTTTCGTTTTCGCCCGGGTGGTGGCACCGACCTGGGCTTTGATACCACGTCGAATTTTGTGACCGTCGTGCGCGACCGTGATGCGGCGAAAACCGATGTGCCGGATAACTACGCCGTGATCCAGGTCGACCAGGTGAATGGTCGCATCCGTACCTACAGACCGTGA
- the vccC gene encoding Verru_Chthon cassette protein C: MRFKWQPAEGKTLHPAGFTLLEILAAVTLLAMILVMTGSIISSSSRAWRQANAKIETFQDARAAFDVMTGRLSRATLNTYWDYYDSARKPFRLSSSPATFVPDQYGRYSDLHFLCGPASSLITGMPPGISAVATQAVFFIAPTGLSSNADYSALPGLLSACGYFVGFGHDDASKPGFLSTPSRYRWRLMELSAPAEKLSVFTTSSGDSWATTPLSQGQVRAVAENVIALVVWPKLSAQDDPTGTQISSDYAYDSRTSGSWSGTPPRQPAQAHQLPPNLQLTLVVIDEISARRIEKGSAPPTEITTALSGLFTNNVTQYADDLKKLQDRLAASNIGYRVFSTTVSLRESKWSP, from the coding sequence ATGCGATTCAAGTGGCAGCCCGCTGAGGGAAAGACGCTTCATCCCGCCGGGTTCACGTTGCTCGAGATCCTGGCGGCGGTGACCCTGCTGGCGATGATCCTGGTGATGACAGGATCGATCATCAGCAGTAGTTCGCGAGCGTGGCGGCAAGCCAACGCCAAGATCGAGACCTTTCAGGATGCGCGCGCAGCATTTGACGTGATGACAGGCAGGCTTAGCCGGGCGACGTTGAATACCTATTGGGACTACTATGATAGCGCGCGGAAACCCTTCCGGCTGTCGTCCTCGCCCGCAACGTTTGTACCCGACCAGTACGGCCGCTATTCCGATCTGCATTTTCTTTGCGGTCCGGCCTCGTCATTGATCACGGGCATGCCCCCCGGCATCTCGGCCGTGGCGACGCAGGCGGTCTTTTTCATTGCGCCCACAGGCCTGTCGTCCAACGCTGATTACAGCGCGCTGCCGGGTCTGCTGAGCGCGTGCGGGTACTTCGTCGGTTTCGGTCATGACGATGCGTCGAAACCGGGGTTTCTTTCCACCCCTTCGCGGTACCGCTGGAGATTGATGGAGCTGAGCGCCCCGGCGGAAAAACTGTCGGTCTTTACGACTTCGTCGGGGGATTCCTGGGCAACTACCCCGCTGTCCCAGGGGCAGGTCCGTGCAGTGGCGGAGAATGTGATCGCGCTGGTGGTGTGGCCCAAGCTCTCGGCACAGGATGATCCGACGGGCACGCAGATCTCCAGTGACTATGCCTATGACTCCCGTACCAGCGGCTCGTGGAGCGGCACTCCACCCCGGCAGCCTGCACAGGCGCATCAGCTTCCACCCAACCTGCAACTTACGCTGGTCGTCATCGATGAGATTTCGGCCCGCCGCATCGAGAAAGGGTCGGCTCCTCCGACGGAAATCACCACAGCCCTCAGTGGATTGTTTACGAATAACGTCACCCAATATGCCGACGACCTAAAGAAGCTGCAGGACCGGCTGGCGGCGAGCAATATCGGATATCGCGTCTTTTCGACGACGGTATCGCTGCGGGAGTCGAAATGGTCGCCATGA
- the vccB gene encoding Verru_Chthon cassette protein B — protein sequence MKKSFAAFSLVEVTLALGIISVSLLSLIGLLPAGLGALRESMDQTVHAQIVQRIAAGVSTSEFASLTGQTLTFDQEGQLLAGTTDASARYTAKIEESKPSLPGLSADADIAQMQDHLKRIRIGITRSNVPNAQIVWYAIQVAAR from the coding sequence ATGAAAAAGTCTTTTGCAGCCTTCTCTCTCGTCGAGGTGACGCTGGCGCTGGGAATCATCTCGGTGAGTCTGCTTTCCTTGATTGGTCTGCTACCTGCCGGACTGGGAGCATTGCGGGAGTCAATGGACCAGACGGTCCATGCGCAAATCGTGCAGCGTATCGCGGCGGGAGTCTCCACTTCGGAGTTTGCCTCTCTCACTGGTCAGACCCTGACGTTTGATCAGGAGGGCCAGCTGCTGGCAGGCACGACGGATGCCAGCGCCCGCTACACGGCAAAGATCGAGGAGTCCAAGCCCTCGCTGCCAGGATTGAGCGCGGATGCCGATATTGCGCAGATGCAGGATCATCTCAAGCGCATCCGGATCGGCATCACTCGGAGCAATGTGCCAAATGCCCAGATTGTCTGGTATGCGATTCAAGTGGCAGCCCGCTGA
- a CDS encoding LacI family DNA-binding transcriptional regulator produces the protein MTKRVSVRDIARELGLHYTTVGLALRGSPRLKKETREKVRAVAERMGYRPDPILSALISYRNAKRPATFHAVLAWVNNWPDREALLENPIYRSYFEGASTRASELGYKLEEFWLHAKDMTPERLQRIFQARNINGLLIAPQPRSKVPVELNFHDFSAVAFGYSMHPHMLHLVTNHHTQTMDLVMDKVMELGYRRPGYCILPSTDVGGNYIWISRLLYLFTMHPDLTPVPRLQSLDPDFFKKWINKYKPDVLIGYNSVLPVIEKLGYRVPRDIGFVSMAIDTTDQRISGANQNDFLIGKIATDVLIGMIHRGERGLPEVPVRTLVDSTWFEGETLPLRKSPTKAKH, from the coding sequence ATGACAAAACGCGTTTCGGTCCGCGATATTGCCCGCGAATTGGGCCTGCACTACACGACAGTCGGACTCGCCCTGCGAGGGTCTCCGCGATTGAAAAAGGAGACCCGCGAAAAGGTCCGCGCCGTGGCGGAAAGGATGGGCTATCGCCCCGATCCTATCCTCTCCGCACTCATCTCCTACCGGAACGCAAAGCGCCCGGCGACGTTTCATGCCGTGCTGGCCTGGGTCAACAACTGGCCCGATCGGGAGGCGCTGCTGGAGAATCCTATTTATCGCAGCTATTTTGAGGGCGCATCGACCCGTGCCAGCGAGTTGGGCTACAAGCTGGAAGAGTTCTGGCTGCATGCAAAGGATATGACGCCCGAACGCCTCCAGCGTATTTTCCAGGCGAGGAATATCAATGGTCTGCTTATCGCCCCCCAGCCCCGGTCCAAGGTGCCGGTGGAGCTGAATTTTCATGACTTCTCCGCCGTGGCCTTTGGGTATTCGATGCACCCGCACATGCTGCACCTTGTGACGAATCATCACACCCAAACCATGGACCTGGTGATGGACAAGGTGATGGAACTCGGGTACCGCCGGCCCGGCTACTGCATCCTGCCTTCGACCGATGTCGGGGGGAACTACATCTGGATCTCGCGCCTGCTGTATCTTTTTACGATGCACCCCGACCTCACTCCCGTGCCGCGACTGCAATCGCTTGATCCGGATTTCTTCAAAAAGTGGATTAATAAGTACAAGCCGGACGTGCTGATCGGCTACAACTCCGTCCTCCCGGTGATCGAGAAACTCGGCTACCGCGTACCCAGGGACATCGGCTTTGTATCGATGGCGATCGACACCACCGATCAACGCATCTCGGGAGCAAACCAGAATGATTTCCTCATAGGAAAAATCGCCACCGACGTGCTGATCGGAATGATCCACCGTGGCGAGCGCGGACTCCCCGAGGTCCCGGTCCGGACGCTGGTCGACAGCACATGGTTTGAAGGGGAGACTCTGCCTCTGCGCAAATCCCCGACCAAAGCAAAACATTAG
- a CDS encoding AraC family transcriptional regulator — translation MGRIHLDLREIHSIGKRTREWIVGPMQCRALERHDIALAGISEAAKDFCFVRHCPEMRQVLVSLEGAGRVWTADGWKECLPGKAYITSAGRPHAYRSEGRWKVCWVIQPGAGTSDRHNPLLLDVDPRPLVAVLEGLKLEMSSRREPEALRHWVELLQGYTLRVGRHGSPSLLWPLWEEVRSRVGEPWTLTMLARRAGLEPEQLRRICHRETGRSPMRQVTMLRMQEAVSLLGSGFTVEAAAHAVGYENGFAFSTAFRRVMGIPPSEAAARVRR, via the coding sequence ATGGGTCGAATCCACCTGGACCTTCGTGAAATCCACTCGATCGGAAAGCGAACGCGAGAGTGGATCGTCGGCCCGATGCAGTGCCGGGCTCTGGAAAGACACGACATCGCGTTAGCAGGCATCTCGGAGGCCGCGAAGGATTTTTGCTTCGTGCGCCATTGTCCGGAGATGAGGCAGGTGCTCGTCAGCCTGGAGGGTGCCGGGCGTGTGTGGACTGCCGATGGCTGGAAAGAATGCCTGCCGGGAAAAGCCTACATCACCTCGGCCGGGAGGCCGCATGCGTACCGGTCCGAGGGTCGTTGGAAGGTGTGCTGGGTGATCCAGCCTGGAGCAGGAACCTCTGACCGTCACAATCCGCTGTTGCTCGATGTGGATCCGCGTCCGCTGGTGGCGGTGCTTGAGGGCTTGAAGCTGGAGATGTCCTCGAGGCGGGAACCCGAGGCGCTGCGGCATTGGGTGGAGCTTCTTCAGGGCTACACGCTGCGAGTGGGACGACATGGTTCGCCTTCGCTGCTCTGGCCGCTCTGGGAGGAGGTGCGGAGTAGAGTGGGGGAACCTTGGACGCTGACCATGCTGGCCCGTCGCGCTGGACTGGAGCCGGAGCAGTTGCGGCGTATCTGCCATCGCGAGACGGGGCGCAGCCCCATGCGGCAGGTGACGATGCTACGGATGCAGGAGGCGGTATCACTCCTCGGCTCCGGCTTTACGGTCGAGGCTGCCGCGCATGCTGTCGGCTATGAGAATGGCTTTGCCTTTTCCACGGCGTTTCGCCGGGTCATGGGTATCCCGCCATCCGAGGCGGCTGCGCGGGTGCGACGCTGA
- a CDS encoding acetylxylan esterase yields MNIASANQILLGVLALSIAATAGWAVELTLSGKTDKEVALYQPGEPMVFQVQLLEDGKPVGDRRLRWTRTGDDGKTEKGETVASATGPLVITTSTDQPGFVRIQVEAVDDAGKPLLGSKQIPIRFDGGAGVQPEKLVQGAPEPADFDTFWKTQVERLKEVPMKFTMTEVSSADPAYVTYDVKIDCAGGKPVSGYLTKPRDAAPKSLRANGVYMGYGVSSAKPYTAPGTMMLCINAHGIENGKEAEYYKGLGLEKYGFKNEENARPETAYFNGMILRVLRSLEFLKAQPEWNGRDLIVSGGSQGGFQALSGAALDKDVTKCMVNVPWMCDLAGVNVGRLRGWRPDYAEGLGYYDSVNMARHIACPVTITAGLGDYVCPPSGVAVLYNNLKSAKQLDLVQGMTHQYSPPKPQQKIALKADLTPSTTQN; encoded by the coding sequence ATGAACATCGCATCCGCGAATCAAATCCTCCTCGGAGTCCTTGCCCTTTCCATTGCCGCGACGGCGGGTTGGGCGGTTGAATTGACTCTTTCCGGCAAGACCGACAAGGAGGTTGCGCTTTACCAACCAGGCGAGCCAATGGTGTTTCAGGTCCAGTTGCTGGAAGATGGAAAACCGGTCGGAGACCGTAGGCTGCGCTGGACCCGGACAGGCGACGATGGGAAGACCGAGAAGGGTGAGACGGTGGCGTCTGCCACCGGACCCCTGGTCATCACGACATCGACGGACCAGCCGGGATTTGTCCGCATTCAGGTCGAGGCGGTGGATGATGCGGGGAAGCCGCTTCTAGGGAGCAAGCAGATTCCGATCCGCTTCGATGGAGGAGCCGGGGTTCAACCGGAGAAGCTGGTACAGGGCGCACCGGAGCCCGCGGACTTCGACACATTTTGGAAGACGCAGGTCGAGCGCCTGAAAGAGGTGCCAATGAAGTTCACCATGACCGAGGTCTCGTCAGCCGATCCGGCGTATGTGACATACGACGTCAAGATCGACTGCGCCGGGGGCAAGCCTGTCTCCGGATATCTGACGAAGCCCAGAGATGCGGCGCCCAAATCCCTCCGCGCCAATGGAGTCTACATGGGGTACGGCGTCTCATCGGCAAAGCCCTATACAGCGCCGGGAACCATGATGTTGTGTATCAACGCCCATGGCATCGAGAACGGGAAGGAGGCGGAGTACTACAAGGGACTGGGTTTGGAAAAATACGGTTTCAAGAATGAGGAAAATGCCAGACCGGAGACAGCGTACTTCAATGGCATGATCCTGCGTGTCCTGCGTTCGCTCGAATTTCTCAAGGCCCAGCCCGAGTGGAACGGCAGGGATCTCATCGTCAGCGGCGGCAGCCAGGGAGGATTCCAAGCCTTGTCCGGCGCCGCCCTGGACAAGGATGTGACCAAGTGCATGGTCAATGTGCCGTGGATGTGCGACCTCGCCGGGGTGAATGTGGGACGGCTCCGGGGATGGCGGCCGGATTACGCCGAGGGGCTGGGGTATTATGATTCCGTAAACATGGCCAGACATATTGCATGTCCCGTCACCATCACGGCTGGCCTCGGGGACTATGTGTGCCCGCCCTCGGGAGTGGCGGTGCTGTACAATAATCTCAAGAGCGCAAAGCAACTGGATCTGGTGCAGGGGATGACACACCAATATTCTCCGCCGAAGCCCCAGCAAAAGATCGCCCTCAAGGCCGACCTAACACCCTCCACCACTCAGAACTGA
- a CDS encoding NAD-dependent epimerase/dehydratase family protein — MAVVSLGASVLVTGAGGFLGRHLVDVLGRDFSARAFDVQGESVIKGSVTDRAALESAMEGVTGLVIGHMAPNRDGIYDDPAVPFDINVKGAALCLQVAAELGVKRVVLISSTTVVGRDLAARRFLSRDLPPSPHGLYALTKTLQEVIARYYHEEHGMEVAMLRPAYVVSGEDLVDKYGNRKPGADWQAIDPRDIAEAASAALLLDGLGCEPFYLVAGPEAEAHADIAYTMERLGWQPRYRFDEFPRQDSQTVPGEETRSGESSGGFYRLNPKRVGNQ, encoded by the coding sequence ATGGCTGTTGTTTCATTAGGTGCATCGGTGCTTGTCACTGGAGCTGGCGGGTTCCTGGGCCGTCACCTGGTCGACGTGCTCGGGCGGGATTTCTCTGCCCGCGCCTTCGATGTGCAGGGAGAGTCTGTGATCAAGGGTTCGGTGACAGATCGAGCCGCGCTTGAGTCCGCCATGGAGGGTGTGACGGGATTGGTTATCGGCCACATGGCGCCAAATCGGGATGGTATATACGATGACCCGGCGGTGCCATTTGACATCAACGTCAAGGGTGCCGCCCTGTGCCTGCAGGTCGCCGCCGAGCTGGGTGTGAAGCGTGTGGTTCTGATTTCGAGCACGACCGTTGTCGGTCGGGACCTTGCTGCCCGTCGGTTTCTTTCGCGGGACCTGCCTCCGTCACCTCATGGACTATACGCCTTGACCAAGACTCTGCAGGAGGTCATCGCGCGATATTACCATGAGGAGCATGGCATGGAGGTCGCCATGTTGCGGCCGGCTTATGTCGTGAGCGGCGAGGATCTTGTGGACAAATACGGGAACCGGAAACCTGGAGCGGATTGGCAGGCGATCGACCCCCGCGATATTGCGGAGGCTGCCAGCGCGGCGCTTCTGCTGGATGGGCTGGGATGCGAGCCATTTTACCTCGTGGCGGGGCCAGAGGCCGAGGCGCATGCCGATATTGCCTACACCATGGAGCGCCTGGGATGGCAGCCGAGATACCGCTTCGACGAGTTTCCGCGGCAGGACAGCCAGACGGTTCCGGGAGAGGAAACCCGATCCGGTGAATCATCAGGGGGTTTCTACAGGTTGAATCCTAAACGAGTTGGTAATCAATAA
- a CDS encoding carbohydrate binding domain-containing protein, producing the protein MKPLIIGIFLASASFLPAQILPNPGFESGLEGWKTTEKTPITSISTAAARTGEHGLRVEDQSETDGARFFSDAFTVSPGQKVTISFWARSPHGDVVGVSLQPLGARSRPLMDEKGQPPLVIGIKMSADWKQYNASYTVPDEAESMVINIRSWSRSKGIVDLDDFDVTIE; encoded by the coding sequence ATGAAACCCCTCATCATCGGTATTTTCCTCGCCTCAGCGTCCTTTCTCCCCGCTCAGATCCTGCCCAATCCTGGCTTCGAGTCGGGCTTGGAGGGGTGGAAGACAACGGAGAAAACACCCATCACAAGCATCTCCACTGCGGCAGCCCGCACCGGTGAACACGGCCTGCGTGTGGAGGATCAATCGGAGACGGATGGCGCGCGATTCTTTTCCGACGCCTTCACGGTGAGTCCGGGCCAGAAGGTAACGATCAGCTTCTGGGCGCGCTCCCCCCATGGCGATGTAGTCGGAGTGTCGCTGCAACCTCTGGGCGCCCGCAGCCGTCCGCTCATGGACGAAAAAGGCCAGCCCCCGCTGGTGATCGGCATCAAAATGTCGGCCGACTGGAAGCAATACAATGCGTCATACACCGTGCCTGACGAGGCCGAGTCCATGGTTATCAACATCCGCTCCTGGAGCCGGTCCAAAGGTATCGTCGATCTCGACGATTTCGATGTCACGATCGAATAG